A stretch of Miscanthus floridulus cultivar M001 chromosome 13, ASM1932011v1, whole genome shotgun sequence DNA encodes these proteins:
- the LOC136500942 gene encoding uncharacterized protein: MAPASGWGRVVGNTRSFVGNALGGLRGWSNLASWTVAGTLAYYLWVKPARQLQKEQEERAALAAASDPYRYVEKRKPIPDPQDTGLTYGKKRGPTKSED; encoded by the exons ATGGCGCCGGCGAGTGGGTGGGGCCGGGTGGTGGGGAACACGCGGTCCTTCGTGGGCAACGCGCTGGGCGGCCTCCGCGGCTGGAGCAACCTCGCCTCCTGGACCGTCGCCGGAACCCTCGCCTACTACCTCTGGGTCAAGCCCGCGCGCCAGCTCCAGAAGGAGCAGGAG GAGCGAGCCGCATTGGCTGCTGCCTCAGATCCGTATCGTTATGTTGAGAAGCGGAAACCAATTCCTGATCCACAG GACACTGGCCTTACTTATGGGAAGAAAAGGGGGCCTACGAAATCTGAAGATTAG